One Amycolatopsis tolypomycina DNA segment encodes these proteins:
- a CDS encoding DNA gyrase/topoisomerase IV subunit A: protein MARRKGTTTKVDPSAFDSPGAHVFDNSLKTEIEDSYLEYAYSVIHSRALPDARDGLKPVHRRILYSMNENGYRPTHAYVKSSRVVGDVMGKYHPHGDVAIYDAMVRLAQDFSLNVPLIDGHGNFGSPDDGPAASRYTEARMSPEAMQLVGELGEDTVDFRPNYDGSLEEPSVLPAAFPNLLVNGTSGIAVGMATNMIPHNLGEVIAAARWLITHPSATLDKLMEFVPGPDLPTGGKLLGLDEVRRAYETGRGVVRMRANVETGPLEGSRGRQAITVTELPYGVGPEKVIEKITDEVNKSKRLTGIADVKDLTDRENGTRLVIECKVGVNPQALLADLYRLTPLEQSFGINNLVLVDGQPQTLGLKELLEVFLRHRYDVVTRRTKYRRRKREERLHLVDGLLIALLNIDKVIRLIRESENAQAAKDGLMTRFKLSEIQATYILDTPLRRLTKYDRLELESEQERLREEIAELTKILDDESVLKKLVSSELAKIAKDFPTERRTALIDGDLKEVLAASKPSGPLEVADDPCQVILSATGLVARTAAESEEATETRRRNGRVKHDAVAALVHTTARGQVLLVTSRGRAFKTDVLPLPVLPEQAGTVSLRGGMAARELVPLEKGETVIGIAPLGEQAAGSPGLALGTKAGVVKICAPEWPVRSDEFEVISLKDGDEVVGATWLTDGSETLAFVSSEASLLKYAASLVRPQGLKGGGMAGMNVGSGSVVFFGAVRTDDDEHGEPLVITSTGQSVKVTPFSEYPAKGRATGGVRAQRFLKGETALRVAWIGPRPAGAARNGDPVELPEIDVRRDGSGHAHPGPDVVGHLIERD, encoded by the coding sequence GGTCATCCACTCGCGCGCCCTGCCGGACGCGCGAGACGGGCTGAAGCCGGTGCACCGCCGGATCCTGTACTCGATGAACGAGAACGGCTACCGCCCCACGCACGCGTACGTGAAGTCGTCGCGCGTGGTCGGCGACGTGATGGGCAAGTACCACCCCCACGGCGACGTCGCGATCTACGACGCCATGGTGCGGCTGGCGCAGGACTTCTCCCTGAACGTCCCGCTCATCGACGGCCACGGCAACTTCGGCTCCCCCGACGACGGCCCGGCCGCCTCGCGGTACACCGAAGCCCGCATGTCGCCGGAGGCGATGCAGCTGGTCGGCGAGCTCGGCGAGGACACCGTCGACTTCCGCCCGAACTACGACGGCTCGCTCGAAGAGCCGTCCGTGCTGCCCGCGGCGTTCCCGAACCTGCTGGTCAACGGCACGTCCGGGATCGCGGTCGGGATGGCGACCAACATGATCCCGCACAACCTCGGCGAGGTCATCGCCGCGGCGCGGTGGCTGATCACGCACCCGTCGGCGACGCTCGACAAGCTGATGGAGTTCGTGCCCGGCCCCGACCTGCCCACCGGCGGCAAGCTGCTGGGCCTCGACGAGGTCCGCCGCGCGTACGAGACCGGCCGCGGCGTGGTCCGGATGCGCGCGAACGTCGAGACCGGGCCCCTCGAAGGCAGCCGCGGGCGGCAGGCGATCACCGTCACCGAGCTGCCCTACGGCGTCGGCCCGGAGAAGGTGATCGAGAAGATCACCGACGAGGTCAACAAGTCGAAGCGGCTCACCGGCATCGCCGACGTCAAGGACCTCACCGACCGCGAAAACGGCACCCGGCTGGTCATCGAGTGCAAGGTCGGCGTCAACCCGCAGGCCCTGCTCGCCGACCTCTACCGGCTGACGCCGCTGGAGCAGTCGTTCGGCATCAACAACCTGGTCCTCGTCGACGGCCAGCCGCAGACGCTGGGCCTGAAGGAACTCCTCGAGGTCTTCCTCCGCCACCGCTACGACGTCGTCACGCGGCGCACCAAGTACCGCCGCCGCAAGCGCGAAGAGCGCCTGCACCTGGTCGACGGCCTGCTGATCGCGCTGCTGAACATCGACAAGGTGATCCGGCTCATCCGCGAGAGCGAGAACGCGCAGGCCGCGAAGGACGGCCTGATGACGCGCTTCAAGCTGTCGGAGATCCAGGCCACGTACATCCTGGACACGCCGCTGCGCCGGCTGACCAAGTACGACCGCCTCGAACTCGAGTCCGAGCAGGAGCGGCTGCGCGAGGAGATCGCGGAGCTGACCAAGATCCTCGACGACGAGTCGGTGCTGAAGAAGCTCGTCTCCTCGGAGCTGGCGAAGATCGCGAAGGACTTCCCGACCGAGCGCCGCACCGCGCTGATCGACGGCGACCTGAAGGAGGTCCTGGCCGCGTCGAAGCCGTCCGGACCCCTCGAAGTCGCGGACGACCCGTGCCAGGTGATCCTCTCGGCGACCGGCCTGGTCGCCCGCACCGCTGCCGAGTCCGAAGAAGCCACCGAGACGCGCCGCCGCAACGGCCGCGTGAAGCACGACGCCGTGGCGGCGCTGGTCCACACGACCGCCCGCGGGCAGGTCCTGCTGGTGACCAGCCGCGGCCGCGCGTTCAAGACGGACGTGCTGCCGCTGCCGGTGCTGCCCGAGCAGGCCGGCACGGTGTCACTGCGCGGCGGCATGGCGGCTCGCGAGCTGGTTCCCCTGGAAAAGGGCGAGACGGTGATCGGCATCGCGCCGCTGGGCGAGCAGGCGGCCGGGTCGCCGGGCCTGGCGCTGGGCACGAAGGCCGGCGTCGTGAAGATCTGCGCGCCCGAGTGGCCGGTCCGCTCGGACGAGTTCGAAGTGATCTCGCTGAAGGACGGCGACGAGGTCGTCGGCGCGACCTGGCTGACGGACGGTTCGGAGACGCTGGCGTTCGTGTCGTCGGAGGCGTCGCTGCTGAAGTACGCGGCGTCCCTGGTCCGCCCGCAGGGCCTGAAGGGCGGCGGCATGGCGGGGATGAACGTGGGTTCGGGATCGGTGGTGTTCTTCGGCGCGGTCCGCACGGACGACGACGAGCACGGCGAGCCGCTGGTGATCACTTCGACGGGCCAGAGCGTGAAGGTGACGCCGTTCAGCGAGTACCCGGCCAAGGGCCGCGCGACGGGCGGTGTCCGGGCGCAGCGGTTCCTCAAGGGCGAGACGGCGCTGCGCGTGGCGTGGATCGGCCCCCGCCCGGCGGGCGCGGCCCGCAACGGAGACCCGGTGGAGCTCCCGGAGATCGACGTCCGCCGCGACGGCTCCGGCCACGCCCACCCCGGCCCGGACGTGGTGGGTCACCTCATCGAACGCGACTGA
- a CDS encoding ThuA domain-containing protein — MPRRPVLRILAFFAACLGLALGAPAVEAATPFKVLAFYSGSYDAAHISFEKEANVWFPQQAAANGFTYTATTNWNQLTTITPDQYQVVLFLDDQPQSQAQFQGFQRYMQAGGGFFGFHVTAYNDSSTPSYANWFHNDFLGTGRFTSNTWGPTPETLRIENRTHPATANLPATIRSSTSEWYAWQYDLRQNSNISILASMDSSTFPIGTDPNQTWYSGYYPIAWTNKNYKMLYANFGHNAMNYETNTALSSTFESADQNRFVLDGLKWLRGGSTTPTDPGTIDPAAWYAVTNKASGKCVDARAAGSANGTVIQQYTCNGTTAQQYQFAPTSGGYDRINNRTNAAQVVDVTDVSTADNAGLQLWSYSGGGNQQWQPVSEGGGHYHFVARHSGKCLTVPGASTADSVQLVQAACSGSAAQSFKVA, encoded by the coding sequence ATGCCCCGCCGTCCCGTGCTCAGAATCCTGGCCTTCTTCGCCGCCTGTCTGGGGCTTGCCCTCGGCGCCCCGGCCGTGGAGGCCGCCACCCCGTTCAAGGTGCTGGCCTTCTACAGCGGCAGCTACGACGCCGCGCACATCAGCTTCGAGAAGGAAGCGAACGTCTGGTTCCCGCAGCAGGCGGCGGCCAACGGCTTCACCTACACCGCGACGACCAACTGGAACCAGCTCACCACGATCACCCCGGACCAGTACCAGGTGGTGCTGTTCCTCGACGACCAGCCGCAGTCGCAGGCGCAGTTCCAGGGCTTCCAGCGGTACATGCAGGCCGGCGGCGGGTTCTTCGGCTTCCACGTGACCGCCTACAACGACAGCTCGACGCCGTCGTACGCGAACTGGTTCCACAACGACTTCCTCGGCACCGGCCGGTTCACGTCGAACACGTGGGGCCCGACCCCGGAGACGCTGCGGATCGAGAACCGCACCCACCCGGCGACGGCGAACCTGCCGGCGACGATCCGGTCGTCGACGTCGGAGTGGTACGCCTGGCAGTACGACCTGCGCCAGAACTCGAACATTTCCATCCTGGCGTCGATGGATTCGTCGACCTTCCCGATCGGCACCGACCCGAACCAGACCTGGTACAGCGGCTACTACCCGATCGCGTGGACGAACAAGAACTACAAGATGCTCTACGCCAACTTCGGCCACAACGCGATGAACTACGAGACGAACACCGCGCTGTCGTCGACGTTCGAAAGCGCCGACCAGAACCGGTTCGTGCTCGACGGCCTGAAGTGGCTCAGGGGCGGCTCGACGACCCCGACCGACCCGGGCACGATCGACCCCGCGGCCTGGTACGCGGTGACGAACAAGGCGTCCGGCAAGTGCGTCGACGCCCGCGCGGCCGGCAGCGCCAACGGCACCGTGATCCAGCAGTACACCTGCAACGGCACGACGGCCCAGCAGTACCAGTTCGCCCCGACCAGCGGCGGCTACGACCGGATCAACAACCGGACGAACGCCGCCCAGGTCGTCGACGTCACCGACGTCTCGACCGCGGACAACGCCGGGCTGCAGCTGTGGTCCTACAGCGGCGGCGGCAACCAGCAGTGGCAGCCGGTGTCCGAGGGCGGCGGCCACTACCACTTCGTCGCCCGCCACAGCGGCAAGTGCCTGACCGTGCCCGGCGCGTCCACCGCGGACAGCGTCCAGCTGGTCCAGGCGGCCTGTAGCGGCAGCGCCGCTCAGTCGTTCAAGGTCGCCTAG
- a CDS encoding glycoside hydrolase family 3 protein, with amino-acid sequence MRLGRRLGIGALAVGLLLASETPALAGNRPAYKDSWRPVKVRVADLLSRMSLDDKLGQMMQAERLGVTSPADVTSGRLGSLLSGGSSQPTPNTPVAWADMYDGFQKAALATPLGIPLIYGVDAVHGHNGVYGATVFPHNIGLGATRDPKLVEKIGRATADEVAGTGIDWDFAPCLCVARNDRWGRTYESFGEDPRLVTRMTSIITGLQDKGVLATAKHYVGDGGTTGGVNEGNTELGEQELRAIHLPPFEAAVRRGVGSVMISYSSWNGVKLHAGSYLINDVLKKELGFGGIVVSDYNGVDKIDGKSGFTPEEVEASINAGIDMVMVPFEWRKFIDTLRSLVDSGRVPMSRIDDANRRILTKKFELGLFEHPLTDRRLLNTIGSRPHRDLARQAVRESQVLLKNEGHVLPLGKRSKIFVAGKSADDLGNQSGGWTVGWQGTSGPVIPGTSILQGMRQKSANVTFAKDGTGIDAGYDVAVAVVGETPYAEGKGDRPQGMGLDATDLATLQKLKDSGVPTVVVLVSGRPLDITAQLPDWAGLVASWLPGSEGQGVADVLFGDYNPTGKLPVTWMRGADQQPINAGDGKPALFPYGFGLRYPHRPW; translated from the coding sequence ATGCGCCTCGGACGCAGGCTGGGCATCGGTGCGCTGGCCGTCGGGTTGCTGCTCGCCTCCGAAACGCCCGCGCTGGCCGGGAATCGGCCCGCCTACAAGGATTCCTGGCGGCCCGTCAAGGTGCGGGTGGCCGATCTGCTGTCGCGGATGAGCCTCGATGACAAGCTCGGGCAGATGATGCAGGCCGAGCGGCTCGGGGTCACGAGCCCCGCCGATGTCACCAGTGGGCGGCTCGGGTCGCTGCTCTCCGGGGGCAGCTCGCAGCCCACGCCGAACACGCCCGTCGCCTGGGCCGACATGTACGACGGCTTCCAGAAAGCCGCGCTGGCCACGCCGCTCGGGATTCCGCTCATCTACGGTGTCGATGCCGTTCACGGCCACAACGGTGTCTACGGTGCCACCGTCTTCCCGCACAACATCGGCCTCGGGGCGACGCGGGATCCGAAGCTCGTCGAGAAGATCGGCCGTGCCACCGCGGACGAGGTCGCCGGTACCGGGATCGACTGGGACTTCGCACCTTGCCTGTGCGTCGCCCGCAACGATCGCTGGGGGCGGACCTACGAGTCCTTCGGCGAGGACCCGCGGCTCGTCACGCGGATGACGTCGATCATCACCGGGCTGCAGGACAAGGGGGTGCTGGCCACCGCCAAGCACTACGTCGGCGACGGCGGCACCACCGGTGGTGTCAACGAGGGCAACACCGAACTCGGCGAGCAGGAGCTGCGCGCGATCCACCTGCCGCCGTTCGAAGCGGCCGTCCGGCGCGGGGTCGGGTCGGTGATGATCTCCTACAGCAGCTGGAACGGCGTCAAGCTGCACGCCGGCTCGTACCTGATCAACGACGTGCTCAAGAAGGAACTCGGCTTCGGCGGGATCGTCGTCTCCGACTACAACGGCGTCGACAAGATCGACGGCAAGTCCGGGTTCACGCCCGAAGAGGTCGAGGCCTCCATCAACGCCGGCATCGACATGGTCATGGTGCCCTTCGAATGGCGGAAGTTCATCGACACGCTGCGGTCGCTGGTGGACTCCGGCCGCGTGCCGATGAGCCGGATCGACGACGCCAACCGGCGCATCCTCACCAAGAAGTTCGAGCTCGGCCTGTTCGAGCACCCGCTGACCGACCGGCGGCTCCTGAACACCATCGGCAGCAGGCCGCACCGCGACCTCGCGCGCCAGGCCGTGCGGGAATCGCAGGTGCTGCTGAAGAACGAGGGCCACGTCCTCCCGCTGGGCAAGCGCAGCAAGATCTTCGTGGCCGGCAAGAGCGCCGACGACCTCGGCAACCAGTCCGGCGGCTGGACCGTCGGCTGGCAGGGCACCAGCGGCCCGGTCATCCCGGGCACCAGCATCCTGCAGGGCATGCGGCAGAAGTCCGCGAACGTCACCTTCGCCAAGGACGGCACGGGAATCGACGCCGGCTACGACGTCGCCGTCGCGGTCGTGGGGGAGACGCCGTACGCCGAGGGCAAGGGCGACCGGCCCCAGGGGATGGGGCTGGACGCCACCGACCTCGCCACGCTGCAGAAGCTGAAGGACTCGGGGGTGCCGACGGTGGTCGTGCTCGTGTCCGGGCGGCCGCTCGACATCACCGCGCAGCTGCCGGACTGGGCCGGGCTCGTCGCGTCGTGGCTGCCGGGCAGCGAAGGCCAGGGGGTCGCCGACGTCCTCTTCGGCGACTACAACCCGACCGGCAAGCTGCCGGTGACCTGGATGCGCGGCGCCGACCAGCAGCCGATCAACGCCGGTGACGGCAAGCCCGCACTGTTCCCGTACGGCTTCGGCCTGCGGTACCCGCACCGCCCCTGGTGA
- a CDS encoding YbaB/EbfC family nucleoid-associated protein: protein MITTRQLIAQARAREEAMARVEELLASASGTAHDRDGQVEVTVDARGKLLRLWLAPSAVNVGEQLGPLIVEVTRAAMREATQDGYNKVALLLGEDMTFMIEQMTGMPAPARAEDDDPGMTVEEFQRLRAERLGEAPAAAAPAPAPASSVEDEDAYWESFDPASLRSDR, encoded by the coding sequence GTGATCACGACCCGCCAGCTGATCGCCCAGGCCCGCGCCCGCGAAGAGGCGATGGCCCGCGTGGAGGAGCTTTTGGCGTCGGCCTCGGGCACGGCGCACGACCGCGACGGCCAGGTCGAGGTGACGGTCGACGCGCGGGGCAAGCTGCTGCGGCTGTGGCTGGCACCGTCGGCGGTGAACGTGGGCGAGCAGCTGGGGCCGCTGATCGTGGAGGTCACCCGGGCGGCCATGCGCGAGGCGACGCAGGACGGGTACAACAAGGTCGCCCTGCTGCTCGGCGAGGACATGACGTTCATGATCGAGCAGATGACGGGAATGCCGGCACCGGCCCGCGCGGAGGACGACGACCCGGGGATGACGGTGGAGGAGTTCCAGCGGCTGCGAGCGGAGCGGCTGGGTGAGGCGCCCGCGGCGGCGGCGCCGGCTCCGGCTCCGGCGAGCAGCGTCGAGGACGAGGACGCCTACTGGGAGAGCTTCGACCCGGCTTCGCTGCGCTCGGACCGCTGA
- a CDS encoding C40 family peptidase gives MTEHETGQLVRHGLDTTNQFAQKLRHDPAAIGGARDAHYALQTSVGRSRDVASEQRVNLASASSGSTTDRATATSQSLEKEVQDLLDESAEIEKAVTEAAEALHVGEIKNDQIRDQIVKEIAASMKALAAVKSIQPPESRGAASRDILMKLQTKITQLTGQAATFSEQTINELTAIGTRLGGEEQTTSSSSASATKVGSSFNSSSGYSGGSDGGGGGGGGGGAVHKPRLPVAIPPQPGSGVAINLPGGKQVMAPNETAAKAVRAALSQLGVPYVWGGTARGVGLDCSGLVMTSYQDAGMQLPRTAAQQTVGAEVPSIDQLLPGDLVVWSGHVAMVIGDGQMVEAGDPVQISKIRTTNAGQSFIGFYRPTG, from the coding sequence GTGACCGAGCACGAGACCGGCCAGCTCGTCCGGCACGGCCTGGACACCACGAACCAGTTCGCGCAGAAGCTGCGTCACGACCCGGCCGCGATCGGCGGCGCCCGTGACGCGCACTACGCCCTGCAGACGTCGGTGGGCCGCAGCCGCGACGTCGCTTCGGAGCAGCGCGTCAACCTGGCTTCGGCCAGCTCGGGCTCGACGACCGACCGCGCCACCGCGACGTCGCAGAGCCTGGAGAAGGAGGTCCAGGACCTCCTCGACGAGAGCGCCGAGATCGAGAAGGCCGTCACCGAGGCGGCCGAGGCACTGCACGTCGGCGAGATCAAGAACGACCAGATCCGCGACCAGATCGTCAAGGAGATCGCGGCGTCGATGAAGGCGCTGGCGGCGGTGAAGTCGATCCAGCCGCCGGAGAGCCGCGGGGCCGCGTCGCGCGACATCCTGATGAAGCTGCAGACCAAGATCACCCAGCTGACCGGCCAGGCCGCGACGTTCAGCGAGCAGACGATCAACGAGCTCACCGCGATCGGCACCCGCCTCGGCGGCGAGGAGCAGACGACGTCGTCGTCATCGGCGTCCGCGACCAAGGTCGGGTCGTCGTTCAACAGCAGCAGCGGCTATTCGGGCGGCTCCGACGGCGGGGGCGGCGGCGGTGGGGGCGGCGGCGCCGTGCACAAGCCGCGGCTGCCGGTGGCGATCCCGCCGCAGCCCGGCTCCGGCGTCGCGATCAACCTGCCCGGCGGCAAGCAGGTGATGGCGCCGAACGAGACGGCGGCGAAGGCGGTGCGCGCGGCGCTTTCGCAGCTCGGCGTGCCGTACGTCTGGGGCGGGACCGCGCGGGGTGTCGGCCTCGACTGCAGCGGCCTGGTGATGACGTCCTACCAGGACGCGGGGATGCAGCTGCCGCGGACGGCGGCGCAGCAGACGGTCGGCGCCGAGGTGCCGTCGATCGACCAGCTGCTGCCCGGCGACCTCGTCGTGTGGTCCGGCCACGTGGCGATGGTGATCGGCGACGGCCAGATGGTCGAGGCGGGTGATCCGGTGCAGATCAGCAAGATCCGCACCACGAACGCGGGGCAGTCGTTCATCGGCTTCTACCGGCCCACGGGGTGA
- a CDS encoding DsbA family protein — protein MVAQARGTSGDRRKWIIGIGAVVVVAALVIGGVIWTISDRNKTEGKVIDAGTTSSLAGDVTQKRDGVVVTVGKAGAKATIDVYADFLCPICGEFEKQYKGEVEQAINDGKLQVRYHMVPLLNQRSSPPGYSLDSANAALAAADAGKFLQFHDALFANQPEEGKRGYDKAQLIELGKNVGITDPAFAQTVNAGTYDQQLNTAFQQIENDPKLAQDFGGGQRGFGTPTVTANGSIVSWQDPDWLKKVIG, from the coding sequence GTGGTCGCGCAGGCCAGGGGGACGTCCGGTGACCGGCGGAAGTGGATCATCGGGATCGGGGCCGTCGTCGTCGTGGCCGCGCTCGTGATCGGCGGCGTGATCTGGACGATCTCGGACCGGAACAAGACCGAGGGCAAGGTCATCGACGCCGGCACGACGAGCTCGCTGGCGGGTGATGTCACGCAGAAGCGCGACGGCGTCGTCGTCACCGTGGGCAAGGCCGGCGCCAAGGCCACGATCGACGTCTACGCCGACTTCCTCTGCCCGATCTGCGGCGAGTTCGAGAAGCAGTACAAGGGCGAGGTCGAGCAGGCGATCAACGACGGCAAGCTGCAGGTGCGCTACCACATGGTGCCGTTGCTGAACCAGCGCTCCAGCCCGCCGGGCTACTCGCTCGACTCGGCGAACGCGGCGCTGGCCGCGGCCGACGCCGGCAAGTTCCTCCAGTTCCACGACGCGCTGTTCGCCAACCAGCCCGAAGAGGGCAAGCGCGGCTACGACAAGGCGCAGCTGATCGAGCTCGGCAAGAACGTCGGCATCACCGACCCGGCGTTCGCCCAGACGGTCAACGCCGGCACCTACGACCAGCAGCTCAACACGGCGTTCCAGCAGATCGAGAACGACCCGAAGCTGGCGCAGGACTTCGGCGGCGGGCAGCGCGGGTTCGGCACGCCGACGGTCACCGCGAACGGCTCGATCGTGTCCTGGCAGGACCCGGACTGGCTCAAGAAGGTCATCGGCTGA
- a CDS encoding MauE/DoxX family redox-associated membrane protein translates to MLNTVGTLARLGLAAVWLVSGAIKLADPGQTLIAVQAYQVLPGALENVVALALPLVELVLGLALLAGLATRWAAAASLGLLVVLIAGIAQSWARGLSIDCGCFGGGGQVAAGQTEYPQEILRDTGFALLAVWLVVRPRTWLSLDGWLARGRGNSGEPEPDYSGIAEGN, encoded by the coding sequence GTGCTGAACACCGTCGGCACGCTCGCCCGGCTCGGGCTGGCGGCCGTCTGGCTCGTTTCCGGCGCCATCAAGCTGGCGGATCCCGGGCAGACCCTGATCGCCGTGCAGGCGTACCAGGTGCTGCCGGGCGCACTCGAAAACGTGGTGGCCCTCGCGCTGCCGCTCGTCGAGCTGGTGCTCGGGCTGGCGCTGCTCGCGGGCCTGGCGACCCGGTGGGCCGCCGCGGCCTCGCTGGGGCTGCTCGTCGTGCTCATCGCCGGCATCGCCCAGTCGTGGGCGCGCGGCCTGAGCATCGACTGCGGGTGCTTCGGGGGCGGCGGCCAGGTGGCGGCGGGGCAGACCGAGTACCCGCAGGAGATCCTCCGCGACACGGGATTCGCGCTGCTCGCCGTCTGGCTGGTGGTGCGGCCGCGCACGTGGCTGTCGCTCGACGGCTGGCTGGCGCGAGGTCGCGGGAACTCGGGCGAACCCGAACCCGACTACTCGGGTATCGCGGAAGGGAACTGA
- a CDS encoding glutamate ABC transporter substrate-binding protein, which yields MRWRALLGSALLLVTASACGPAKVSPTDSLVTRASATDHLTIGIRFDAPGLSERTIDGRFVGFDVDVATFVASELGVPAKDITWRETTSATRETDLTSGAVDLVVASYSITDKRKELVAFAGPYFTTGQDLLVRRTSADITGPEVLNGRRLCSVTGSTPAQQVKDKFAQAVQLVEYPRYSDCVTALLAGQIDAVTTDAVILAGYVARDPELLKIVGKPFSKENYGVGLRKGDTQGVSAVDDAIRKMISSGEWLRSLNANIGPSGYQLPPPPEVTAK from the coding sequence ATGCGGTGGCGCGCGCTGCTCGGCTCGGCGTTGCTCCTGGTCACGGCGTCGGCGTGCGGTCCGGCGAAGGTGTCGCCGACGGACTCGCTCGTCACCCGGGCGAGTGCCACGGATCACCTGACGATCGGCATCCGGTTCGACGCGCCGGGGCTTTCGGAACGCACGATCGACGGCCGGTTCGTCGGGTTCGACGTCGATGTCGCGACTTTCGTCGCGAGTGAGCTCGGCGTTCCCGCGAAGGACATCACGTGGCGGGAAACGACGTCGGCGACGCGGGAGACCGACCTCACCTCCGGCGCCGTCGACCTGGTGGTGGCGAGCTACTCGATCACCGACAAGCGCAAGGAGCTCGTGGCGTTCGCCGGCCCGTACTTCACGACCGGGCAGGACCTGCTGGTGCGGCGGACGTCGGCCGACATCACCGGGCCGGAGGTCCTCAACGGGCGGCGGCTGTGCTCGGTCACCGGCTCGACGCCGGCGCAGCAGGTGAAGGACAAGTTCGCCCAGGCCGTCCAGCTGGTCGAGTACCCGCGGTACTCCGACTGCGTGACCGCCCTGCTCGCCGGGCAGATCGACGCGGTCACCACGGACGCGGTGATCCTCGCCGGCTACGTCGCGCGCGACCCGGAGCTGTTGAAGATCGTCGGGAAGCCGTTCTCGAAGGAGAACTACGGCGTCGGCCTGCGCAAGGGCGACACCCAGGGGGTGTCCGCGGTCGACGACGCGATCCGGAAGATGATCTCCTCCGGCGAATGGCTGCGCTCGCTCAACGCGAACATCGGCCCGTCCGGCTACCAGCTGCCCCCGCCCCCCGAGGTCACCGCGAAGTGA